A window from Pangasianodon hypophthalmus isolate fPanHyp1 chromosome 4, fPanHyp1.pri, whole genome shotgun sequence encodes these proteins:
- the LOC117597004 gene encoding uncharacterized protein LOC117597004 — protein MFQKSRLSEEMTSAFKTSKKNQSLPLVKPTTHHYPQASPLQDSPSTASTKALPGKREALLEQLKMQKFKASGNAEEALSAKVERLLKFQAPAPPTVPRRGRGLRPAQQETLERVKAHQPDMNISRGSPWVTEYTENFSFPQTVHPTCASKKTAYPLASIFQSTPATLFADKYRRTEYQAIYGPKIRTALFNVTLYRQIHGTA, from the exons ATGTTTCAGAAAAGCAGACTTTCAGAAGAAATGACTTCTGCTTTCAAGACATCCAAG AAAAATCAGAGCTTACCTCTGGTGAAACCTACCACACACCATTATCCACAGGCATCCCCTCTTCAGGATTCTCCGTCAACAGCATCCACAAAAGCTCTACCTG GAAAAAGAGAAGCGCTCCTAGAGCAGCTAAAAATGCAGAAGTTTAAAGCTTCTGGAAATGCTGAGGAAGCTCTCTCCGCTAAGGTGGAGCGTCTCCTCAAGTTCCAGGCTCCTGCTCCACCCACTGTCCCCAGAAGAG GACGTGGGTTGCGGCCAGCCCAGCAGGAGACTCTAGAGCGTGTAAAGGCTCATCAGCCTGACATGAACATATCACG AGGCTCTCCGTGGGTGACTGAGTATACGGAAAACTTTAGTTTCCCGCAAACTGTCCACCCAACTTGTGCTTCAAAGAAAACTGCATACCCTTTGGCCTCGATCTTTCAGAGCACACCTGCTACTCTGTTTGCAGACAAGTATCGACGCACCGAATACCAGGCCATCTACGGTCCTAAG ATCCGCACTGCTCTTTTCAACGTTACTCTGTACCGACAGATCCATGGTACAGCTTAA